The Gemmata palustris genome includes a region encoding these proteins:
- a CDS encoding ArsR/SmtB family transcription factor, whose amino-acid sequence MTEKKQAEECATMLQALAEPNRIRIIECLRTGSMNVTQLAKALDVEIVNVSHHLGVLRLAGLVEDIKDGRFVIYSLHPKVFHNDSSKATFLDLGWCRVEIPHN is encoded by the coding sequence ATGACCGAAAAGAAGCAAGCTGAAGAATGCGCGACCATGCTCCAGGCGCTCGCGGAACCGAACCGGATTCGGATCATCGAATGCCTGCGGACCGGGTCGATGAACGTGACGCAACTCGCGAAGGCGCTAGACGTTGAAATCGTAAACGTGTCACACCACCTCGGCGTCCTGCGGCTCGCAGGTTTGGTGGAAGACATTAAAGATGGTCGGTTCGTTATTTATTCGCTCCACCCGAAAGTTTTCCACAACGATAGCTCCAAGGCCACCTTCCTCGACCTCGGCTGGTGCCGCGTCGAGATCCCGCACAACTAA
- the truB gene encoding tRNA pseudouridine(55) synthase TruB — translation MNGLLVIDKPGGMTSRDAVNRVQRWFPRKTKIGHTGTLDPLATGVLVVCIGAATRLADYVQAMGKSYSARVRLGATSNSDDADGEVTETPNAPVPTRAQIDAALAGFIGNVEQVPPAVSALKIDGVRAHKLERKGLEPKPSARAVSIYAIRVTGFAWPYLDVEVDCGKGTYIRSIARDLGAALGCGGLVQTLRRTRVGPFRAEQGVNVDAVPARVTLLPMMDVLTGMKQVRLNADEVARLRCGQFISLPADRVPPEGEELAILGDQAELVGIGVFERGLLKPQVVFAAGDRPA, via the coding sequence ATGAACGGCCTTTTGGTGATCGACAAACCGGGCGGAATGACCTCGCGCGACGCGGTCAACCGCGTCCAGCGCTGGTTCCCGCGGAAGACGAAGATCGGGCACACCGGTACGCTCGACCCGCTCGCGACCGGGGTACTCGTGGTGTGCATCGGCGCCGCGACGCGGCTCGCGGACTACGTCCAGGCGATGGGGAAGAGCTACTCGGCGCGCGTCCGGCTCGGCGCGACGAGTAACTCCGACGACGCCGACGGCGAAGTGACCGAGACCCCGAACGCGCCCGTTCCCACGCGCGCGCAGATCGACGCCGCGCTCGCGGGGTTCATCGGGAACGTGGAGCAAGTTCCGCCGGCCGTGTCCGCGCTGAAGATCGACGGCGTCCGCGCTCACAAGCTGGAGCGCAAGGGACTGGAACCGAAGCCGAGCGCCCGCGCCGTGTCGATCTACGCGATCCGCGTGACGGGCTTCGCGTGGCCGTACCTCGACGTGGAAGTCGATTGCGGGAAGGGGACGTACATTCGCTCCATCGCGCGCGACCTCGGCGCTGCACTCGGGTGCGGCGGGTTGGTGCAGACGCTCCGGCGCACGCGGGTCGGGCCGTTCCGCGCGGAGCAAGGGGTGAACGTGGACGCGGTCCCGGCGCGAGTGACGCTGCTCCCGATGATGGACGTGCTCACGGGCATGAAGCAGGTGCGGCTCAACGCGGACGAGGTCGCGCGGCTCCGCTGCGGTCAGTTCATCAGCTTGCCCGCGGACCGCGTGCCCCCGGAGGGCGAGGAGCTGGCGATTCTCGGCGATCAGGCGGAGCTGGTGGGAATTGGCGTCTTCGAGCGCGGGCTGCTCAAGCCGCAAGTCGTGTTCGCCGCGGGCGACCGGCCGGCGTGA
- a CDS encoding diacylglycerol/lipid kinase family protein, translated as MHATCVIYNPAAGRGRAERLLKALPPALAASVELRPTTCAGHATELARDAANEGFAKVVAAGGDGTAHEVANGVLQSDRRDTVFSVWPVGSANDFAFTLGMNRWWALRERTGATDVLDIDVGRVTTANRAVYFLCNLGVGFNGMVNGEARRTRWLKGLPLYAWAFLKSLVKHFDRPTMTIRFDEREVTTPTLALSVLNGQREGNFPLRPNASLTDGLFDYMHATRLTRLHLLRYLPAMARGRLPENHRLVGLGRARRIEVRCETPLCVHADGEFVCVPNEGVREISLEVLPKRLRVEVYPPAIYGGWK; from the coding sequence ATGCACGCCACCTGTGTGATTTACAACCCGGCCGCCGGTCGCGGAAGGGCCGAGCGCTTATTGAAAGCGCTGCCGCCCGCCCTCGCCGCGAGTGTGGAGTTACGACCCACTACCTGCGCCGGCCACGCGACCGAACTCGCGCGCGACGCGGCCAATGAGGGGTTCGCGAAGGTCGTCGCGGCCGGCGGGGACGGCACCGCTCACGAGGTCGCCAACGGCGTACTCCAAAGTGACCGGCGCGACACGGTCTTCAGCGTGTGGCCCGTCGGCTCGGCGAACGACTTCGCGTTCACGCTCGGCATGAATCGGTGGTGGGCACTACGCGAACGCACCGGCGCCACGGACGTGCTCGATATCGATGTCGGGCGCGTCACGACGGCGAACCGCGCGGTCTACTTCCTGTGCAACTTGGGCGTCGGTTTCAACGGAATGGTGAACGGCGAAGCCCGGCGCACGCGCTGGTTAAAGGGTTTACCGCTCTACGCTTGGGCGTTCCTCAAGTCTCTGGTGAAGCACTTCGACCGCCCGACGATGACGATCCGCTTCGATGAGCGCGAAGTCACGACCCCCACGCTCGCGCTCTCCGTGCTGAATGGCCAGCGCGAAGGGAACTTCCCACTGCGCCCGAACGCGAGCCTGACCGACGGCCTGTTCGACTACATGCACGCGACGCGCCTCACGCGCCTGCACCTGCTCCGCTATCTCCCCGCGATGGCGCGCGGGAGGCTCCCGGAGAACCACCGGCTGGTCGGACTCGGGCGGGCGCGGCGAATTGAGGTGCGGTGCGAAACGCCGCTCTGTGTTCATGCGGATGGTGAATTCGTGTGTGTGCCGAACGAGGGGGTCAGGGAGATTTCGTTAGAAGTGCTGCCGAAGCGTCTGCGCGTTGAGGTGTATCCGCCCGCGATTTATGGTGGCTGGAAATAA
- a CDS encoding efflux RND transporter periplasmic adaptor subunit: protein MYHRRIGLSAVLLAAASALAGCQPAKPEAPKFPPPVVTVIRPAVVPVRDYWVYNGYLDTTKAVEVRSKIRGFLKDVKFTEGAEVAVNTPLYTIDKLEYETSVKKASAELLKSEAQIKSWDAQIIQARADLERVNRLGATGTESKFKEEEARATLDVRIAELKAAEANRDAAKAALHSAEILLGYTDIRAKIGGRISRTLVDEGNLVQADTTLLTTIVQVDKLYVYYDAPETDFLAYQKTLIRSSSPSMSTQQIGLEVGVGDEMDFPHEGAIDFRENRVETATGTIRVRGRLDNPLLTNGVRLLYPGMFARIRVPKSDKVPTPVIPEDCLLSGQEGRFVFVVNAEGIVKKRLVTVGANFWKVPAAEPGVAAPSWVAVNPKPAPPKEGQPPAETRKNIKSVVAITAGLKPDDRVILAGLHAVRPDAPAVPDEWVFNPPADGAKK, encoded by the coding sequence ATGTACCACCGCCGAATCGGGCTGAGCGCCGTTCTCCTCGCGGCGGCGAGCGCCCTGGCCGGGTGCCAGCCCGCGAAGCCCGAGGCGCCGAAGTTCCCCCCGCCCGTGGTCACCGTCATTCGCCCCGCGGTCGTGCCCGTCCGCGACTACTGGGTCTACAACGGGTACCTCGATACCACCAAGGCCGTCGAAGTGCGGTCCAAGATCCGCGGGTTCCTTAAGGACGTCAAGTTCACCGAGGGGGCCGAGGTCGCGGTCAACACCCCGCTCTACACAATCGACAAGCTCGAGTACGAGACCTCCGTCAAGAAGGCGTCCGCGGAGCTCCTCAAGAGCGAGGCGCAGATCAAGAGTTGGGACGCGCAGATCATTCAAGCGCGGGCCGATTTGGAGCGCGTGAACCGGCTCGGGGCCACCGGGACCGAATCGAAGTTCAAGGAAGAGGAGGCGCGGGCCACGCTCGACGTGCGCATCGCCGAACTCAAGGCGGCGGAGGCCAACCGCGACGCCGCGAAAGCCGCGCTCCACTCCGCCGAGATCCTCCTGGGCTACACCGACATCCGGGCTAAGATCGGCGGGCGCATCAGCCGCACCCTCGTGGACGAGGGGAACCTCGTTCAGGCCGACACCACGCTTCTCACGACCATCGTGCAGGTGGACAAACTGTACGTGTACTACGACGCCCCGGAAACCGACTTCCTGGCGTACCAGAAGACGCTCATTAGATCGTCGAGCCCGAGCATGAGCACGCAACAGATCGGGCTCGAGGTCGGGGTCGGGGACGAAATGGACTTCCCGCACGAAGGGGCCATCGACTTCCGCGAGAACCGCGTGGAGACCGCGACCGGGACCATCCGCGTGCGCGGGCGCCTGGACAACCCGCTCCTCACGAACGGCGTCCGGTTGCTCTACCCCGGCATGTTCGCCCGCATCCGGGTGCCGAAGAGCGACAAGGTGCCGACGCCCGTGATCCCCGAGGACTGCCTCCTCAGCGGTCAGGAGGGGCGGTTCGTCTTCGTGGTGAACGCGGAGGGGATCGTCAAGAAGCGGCTCGTCACGGTCGGCGCGAACTTCTGGAAGGTTCCCGCCGCGGAACCGGGGGTGGCCGCGCCGAGTTGGGTCGCGGTGAACCCGAAGCCCGCGCCCCCGAAAGAGGGCCAGCCGCCCGCGGAGACGCGCAAGAACATCAAGTCCGTCGTCGCGATCACGGCCGGGCTGAAGCCCGACGACCGCGTAATTCTCGCCGGCCTGCACGCGGTCCGGCCCGATGCGCCGGCCGTGCCCGACGAGTGGGTGTTTAACCCGCCCGCGGACGGCGCGAAGAAGTAG
- a CDS encoding GNAT family N-acetyltransferase translates to MFTLRPMGEEDIPAALALWQGLPGIGLRDADNPASLAKYLRRNPGCSFVALDGAGALIGVSLAGHDGRRGYLHHVAVSPHCRKQGLGRELVERCAAALKAEGIEKINFSVKADNAAGLAFWNRVGGRERTDLVIVSLILGDNPNV, encoded by the coding sequence ATGTTCACACTTCGTCCGATGGGTGAGGAAGACATACCGGCGGCGCTCGCTCTTTGGCAAGGGCTGCCCGGAATCGGGCTGCGCGACGCGGACAACCCCGCGTCACTGGCGAAGTACCTCCGGCGCAACCCGGGGTGCAGCTTCGTCGCTCTCGACGGAGCCGGCGCGCTGATCGGGGTGAGCCTCGCGGGGCACGACGGGCGCCGCGGGTATCTGCACCACGTCGCGGTTTCACCCCACTGTCGCAAACAGGGGTTGGGCCGCGAACTCGTGGAGCGCTGTGCGGCCGCGCTGAAGGCCGAGGGGATCGAGAAGATCAACTTCTCGGTGAAGGCGGACAACGCGGCGGGGCTCGCGTTCTGGAATCGGGTCGGCGGGCGCGAACGCACCGACCTCGTTATCGTGTCCCTCATTTTGGGCGACAACCCGAACGTATGA
- a CDS encoding FmdB family zinc ribbon protein, with protein MPLYEYTCQKCAHTFEALVSSRVAVAVTCPKCASSDLDQLIGLPAPGRVTEGSSATNCRGDGPPCGASWCGRKGP; from the coding sequence ATGCCGCTTTACGAATACACCTGCCAAAAGTGCGCGCACACCTTTGAAGCGCTCGTGTCCTCGCGCGTCGCGGTCGCGGTGACGTGCCCGAAGTGCGCGAGTTCGGACCTGGACCAACTCATCGGCTTGCCCGCGCCGGGGCGCGTGACGGAGGGCAGTTCGGCGACGAATTGCCGCGGGGACGGCCCGCCGTGCGGTGCGTCGTGGTGCGGTCGTAAAGGTCCGTAA
- a CDS encoding rhomboid family intramembrane serine protease, whose translation MGIQDRDYYREGPSFLDRVSQQGATVWLIAITVGVFFGQILSGGPRGGISPLVEYGAFDTQAILRGEVWRLITSAFLHAGLWHLFLNMLVLHWAGSSVEAVRGPREFVLFYLLSAVGAHLFYLGAQLADLTPAGRAIGASGAVTATLVLFAFHFPHTQVRLYFFIPMPVWLMVVLFVGFDALSAMGGGGRIAYFAHLGGAAFGLLYFQSGVQFSHLFAGAPKTRARPRLRVIVPPIEEPSESVSAAVEAPAPRTGAPDEQLEAKLDAVLEKVTKYGPDSLTPDERAIFYRAGEVYKKRRK comes from the coding sequence ATGGGCATTCAGGATCGTGATTATTATCGCGAAGGCCCCAGCTTTCTGGACCGCGTGAGCCAGCAAGGGGCGACCGTCTGGCTGATCGCGATCACGGTGGGCGTGTTCTTCGGGCAGATCCTGTCCGGGGGGCCGCGCGGGGGGATCAGCCCGCTCGTGGAGTACGGGGCGTTCGACACACAGGCGATCCTCCGGGGGGAAGTGTGGCGCCTCATCACGTCCGCGTTCCTGCACGCGGGGCTGTGGCACCTGTTCCTCAACATGCTCGTTCTGCACTGGGCCGGGTCGAGCGTCGAGGCGGTGCGCGGCCCGCGCGAGTTCGTGCTGTTCTACCTCTTGAGTGCGGTGGGCGCGCACCTGTTCTACCTCGGCGCTCAGTTGGCCGATTTGACCCCGGCGGGCCGGGCCATCGGCGCGAGTGGTGCGGTGACGGCCACGCTGGTCCTGTTCGCGTTCCACTTCCCGCACACGCAGGTGCGGCTGTACTTCTTCATCCCGATGCCGGTCTGGTTGATGGTGGTCCTGTTCGTCGGGTTCGACGCCCTGTCCGCAATGGGCGGGGGCGGGCGGATCGCGTACTTCGCGCACCTGGGCGGTGCGGCATTCGGATTGCTCTACTTCCAGAGCGGGGTGCAATTCAGCCACCTGTTCGCGGGAGCCCCCAAGACCCGCGCGCGCCCGCGGCTCCGGGTGATCGTGCCGCCGATCGAGGAGCCGTCCGAGTCGGTCAGCGCCGCGGTCGAGGCCCCGGCGCCGCGAACGGGCGCGCCCGACGAGCAGCTCGAAGCGAAGCTCGACGCGGTGCTGGAGAAGGTGACCAAGTACGGCCCGGACAGCCTCACGCCCGACGAGCGGGCGATCTTCTACCGGGCGGGCGAAGTGTACAAGAAGCGCCGGAAGTAG
- a CDS encoding efflux RND transporter permease subunit — protein MISRFFIDRPIFANVLAVLTLVFGFVALKRLPVERYPPITPPTVQVSANYPGANAKVVTDTVASPIEQQINGVENMMYMSSTSSADGSYGLTITFEIGTNLDDAQVLVQNRLSVAEPQLPEEVRRQGVTVRKQSSAIILAISLTAPPPKDRYNLTLDPVALRETGVTLEQALAAIAAAGARAEPHANKQPLCYQIVAPDEFADNGPAGADKLRQIALAPAGRATVPLSDVGRVDELPGAYDGLFLSNYATLRLRDDLSRVPGVGDVIVRGVGSYSMRVWLNPDKLAARKLTTEDVLGALRRQNVQVAAGQVGQPPNPSGQRFQYTVTTLGRLSDPDEFKNIIVKSGAAGQLVYLREVADVELGGQSYDSFASRSAYPSANLLVYQLPGSNALDVAKGVRAAMEKVKPSLPPGMEYSIPFDTTKFVEAAIDEVYITLFEAGALVLIVILVFLQSWRALLVPATTVPITIIGAFAFMLMLGFSVNLLTLFGLILAIGIVVDDAIVIVENASHHIEQGMAPRSATIQAMNEVTGPVISITLVLMAVFLPTAFLGGITGQLYKQFALTIAATALISAVNALTLKPAQCALWLKPVAKKGWFSKLFDAVYKPIEGAYAWSIKILLRVWWLALGAFLALAVGTGVWYQKTPAGFLPDEDQGYVIIAVQLPDAASIDRTREVVDKMNGVFRKTEGVENWFVLGGFSLLDGTAAPNSATAFAAWKDWKYRERPDLAQEALVAKLQREFGGFRDARIFVLVPPSIQGLGFVGGFQIQIEDREGVGTDVLQERATAVATAAGRNPEIDAMKTASTFRAGVPQIYLDIDREKAEKMGVKMDDVFATLQANLGSVYVNDFNKFGRTYQLRIQADSRYRGDTNAIKRLEVPGRDGGVNPDGSTRVGPRPRVPLGTLLKDEIRIGPQSIIRYNLYPTAQIPGRANPGVSSSDAIKVMEEVATRELPPTMGFEWTGLSYQEKRVGGAAFNLFGKPITESYIVFALAVFMVYLVLAALYESWLLPFAVILVVPLGLLGVVAAVNARIWLHEFYVRAQAAIAKGEGTWLDQHFPNVSTMDNNIYTQIGVVLIIALASKNAILIVEFARELRFAGRSVRQAALEAARMRFRPIIMTSFAFILGVVPLVFATGAGAASRQSLGTAVFGGMLTSTVLAVFFVPVFYMAIQGLIELKNGPPKPPPGEELPVAGGESHGGHGAHAVHAPAANPPTAQVAEPPMAEAIVEEPHENGKPIADEGDQPAQEAPPPEAK, from the coding sequence ATGATTTCGCGCTTCTTCATCGATCGCCCGATTTTCGCCAACGTGCTCGCCGTCCTCACACTCGTGTTCGGGTTTGTGGCGCTGAAGCGGTTGCCGGTCGAGCGCTACCCACCGATCACCCCGCCCACGGTGCAGGTGAGCGCCAACTACCCCGGCGCGAACGCGAAGGTGGTGACCGACACGGTCGCCTCGCCGATCGAGCAGCAGATCAACGGCGTGGAGAACATGATGTACATGTCCTCCACCAGTTCCGCGGACGGCTCGTATGGGCTCACGATCACGTTCGAGATCGGGACCAACCTCGACGACGCGCAGGTTCTCGTGCAGAACCGGTTGAGCGTGGCCGAACCGCAGTTGCCCGAAGAGGTGCGCAGACAGGGCGTGACGGTCCGCAAGCAGTCGTCCGCCATCATTCTGGCGATCTCCCTGACCGCGCCGCCGCCCAAGGACCGCTACAACCTGACGCTCGACCCCGTGGCCCTCCGGGAAACCGGGGTGACACTCGAACAGGCGCTCGCGGCGATCGCGGCGGCCGGCGCGCGGGCCGAACCGCACGCGAACAAGCAGCCCCTGTGCTACCAGATCGTGGCGCCGGACGAGTTCGCCGACAACGGCCCCGCGGGGGCCGACAAGCTGCGCCAGATCGCCCTGGCCCCGGCCGGGCGCGCGACCGTCCCGCTCTCGGACGTGGGGCGCGTGGACGAGCTGCCCGGCGCCTACGATGGGCTGTTCCTCTCGAACTACGCGACCCTCCGGTTGCGCGACGACCTGAGCCGCGTGCCCGGGGTGGGCGACGTGATCGTGCGCGGGGTCGGCTCGTACTCGATGCGCGTCTGGCTGAACCCGGACAAGCTTGCGGCCCGCAAACTCACCACCGAGGACGTGCTCGGGGCGCTGCGGCGCCAGAACGTGCAGGTCGCGGCCGGGCAGGTGGGCCAGCCGCCGAACCCGTCGGGCCAGCGGTTCCAGTACACGGTCACCACGCTCGGGCGCCTGAGCGACCCGGACGAGTTCAAGAACATCATCGTCAAGTCCGGGGCGGCCGGGCAGCTCGTGTACCTGCGCGAAGTTGCGGACGTGGAACTCGGCGGGCAGTCCTACGACTCGTTCGCGTCGCGCAGCGCGTACCCGTCCGCCAACCTGCTCGTGTACCAGCTCCCCGGGTCCAACGCGCTCGACGTGGCGAAGGGCGTGCGGGCCGCGATGGAGAAGGTGAAGCCCTCGCTCCCGCCCGGGATGGAGTACAGCATCCCGTTCGACACCACGAAGTTCGTGGAGGCCGCGATCGACGAGGTGTACATCACGCTGTTCGAGGCCGGCGCGCTGGTGCTCATCGTGATCCTGGTGTTCCTCCAGAGCTGGCGCGCGCTGCTCGTGCCCGCCACCACGGTGCCCATCACCATCATCGGCGCGTTCGCGTTCATGCTGATGCTCGGGTTCTCGGTGAACCTGCTCACGCTGTTCGGGCTGATCCTGGCCATCGGGATCGTGGTGGACGACGCCATCGTGATCGTGGAGAACGCCTCGCACCACATCGAACAGGGCATGGCGCCGCGGAGCGCGACGATCCAGGCCATGAACGAGGTCACGGGGCCGGTCATCTCCATCACGCTCGTGCTGATGGCCGTGTTCCTCCCGACCGCGTTCCTCGGCGGGATCACGGGCCAGCTCTACAAACAGTTCGCGCTCACCATCGCCGCCACCGCCCTCATCAGCGCGGTGAACGCCCTCACGCTGAAACCCGCGCAGTGCGCGCTGTGGCTCAAGCCGGTGGCGAAGAAGGGGTGGTTCTCCAAACTGTTCGACGCGGTCTACAAGCCGATCGAGGGGGCCTACGCCTGGTCCATCAAGATCCTGCTCCGGGTGTGGTGGCTCGCGCTCGGGGCGTTCCTCGCGCTCGCGGTGGGGACCGGCGTGTGGTACCAGAAGACCCCGGCCGGGTTCCTCCCGGACGAGGACCAGGGGTACGTCATCATCGCGGTGCAGCTCCCGGACGCCGCGTCCATCGACCGGACGCGCGAGGTGGTGGACAAGATGAACGGCGTGTTCCGCAAGACGGAGGGCGTCGAGAACTGGTTCGTGCTGGGCGGGTTCTCGCTGCTCGACGGGACCGCGGCGCCGAACTCTGCGACCGCGTTCGCCGCGTGGAAGGACTGGAAGTACCGGGAGCGCCCGGACCTGGCGCAAGAGGCCCTGGTCGCGAAGCTCCAGCGCGAGTTCGGCGGGTTCCGCGACGCCCGCATCTTCGTGCTCGTGCCGCCCTCGATCCAGGGGCTCGGGTTCGTGGGGGGGTTCCAGATCCAGATCGAGGACCGCGAGGGCGTGGGGACCGATGTGCTCCAGGAGCGCGCGACCGCCGTCGCGACGGCCGCGGGCCGCAACCCCGAGATCGACGCGATGAAGACCGCGAGCACGTTCCGCGCGGGCGTGCCGCAGATTTATCTCGACATTGATCGCGAGAAGGCCGAGAAGATGGGCGTGAAGATGGACGACGTGTTCGCCACGCTCCAGGCGAACCTCGGGTCCGTGTACGTGAACGACTTCAACAAGTTCGGGCGCACGTACCAGCTCCGCATCCAGGCGGACAGCCGGTACCGGGGCGACACGAACGCGATCAAGCGCCTGGAGGTGCCCGGGCGCGACGGGGGCGTGAACCCGGACGGCTCGACGCGCGTGGGGCCGCGCCCGCGGGTGCCCCTGGGCACGCTGTTGAAGGACGAGATCCGCATCGGGCCGCAGTCCATCATCCGCTACAACCTGTACCCGACCGCGCAGATCCCGGGCCGGGCGAACCCGGGCGTCAGCTCCAGTGACGCGATCAAGGTGATGGAAGAGGTGGCGACGCGCGAGCTCCCGCCGACGATGGGGTTCGAGTGGACCGGCCTCTCGTACCAGGAGAAGCGCGTCGGCGGGGCGGCGTTCAACCTGTTCGGCAAGCCGATCACCGAATCGTACATCGTGTTCGCGCTGGCCGTGTTCATGGTGTACCTGGTGCTCGCGGCGCTGTACGAGAGCTGGCTGCTGCCGTTCGCGGTGATCCTGGTGGTCCCCCTCGGGCTGCTCGGGGTGGTCGCCGCGGTGAACGCGCGGATCTGGCTGCACGAGTTCTACGTGCGCGCTCAGGCGGCGATCGCGAAGGGGGAGGGGACGTGGTTGGACCAGCACTTCCCGAACGTGAGCACGATGGACAACAACATCTACACGCAGATCGGCGTGGTGCTCATCATCGCGCTGGCGTCGAAGAACGCGATCCTCATCGTGGAGTTCGCCCGCGAGCTGCGGTTCGCGGGGCGGAGCGTCCGGCAGGCGGCGCTGGAGGCCGCGCGCATGCGGTTCCGGCCGATCATCATGACGAGCTTCGCGTTCATTTTGGGCGTGGTGCCGCTCGTGTTCGCGACCGGGGCCGGGGCCGCGAGCCGGCAGTCGCTGGGCACCGCGGTGTTCGGCGGGATGTTGACCTCGACCGTGCTGGCGGTGTTCTTCGTGCCGGTCTTCTACATGGCGATTCAGGGGCTGATCGAGTTGAAGAACGGCCCGCCGAAACCGCCCCCGGGCGAAGAACTGCCCGTCGCCGGGGGCGAATCGCACGGCGGGCACGGCGCCCATGCGGTCCACGCGCCGGCCGCGAACCCACCGACAGCACAGGTGGCAGAGCCTCCAATGGCGGAGGCCATCGTGGAGGAACCGCACGAGAACGGTAAGCCCATCGCGGACGAAGGAGACCAGCCGGCCCAAGAAGCTCCCCCACCGGAAGCGAAGTAG
- a CDS encoding OprO/OprP family phosphate-selective porin gives MPHRRGPSLRFLALTLCALSARAGSAQEPPAPLPSVVPATGAVPAGGEAAPPPPLPAAPSDPLTDLMKRVTDLEGELKKSKQKAADAAKKPTLNWMLQIQADSVWSDQDAANRAAVGSIPDGTAFRRARFGAFGDYGSIEYRLAMDFALPGRPSFIDVYVGLNDIPGLGRVRVGHYFEPFSLEQYSQNRFVTFMERSLPTEPIAPGRNFGVMANNTFASERGTWALGVFHTDSDVFGDDSGNDFRAAITGRATFLAWYDDETAGRDMLHLGVGYSARATKNDQVQFAVRPEMRIGSATPNVPNFVDTGRIAASFYQLVGLEALLVRGPLSAQSEYVLVPVDTNKSGAVYFQSWYATGSWFLTGEHRPYRKSTGTLERIVPLRDFVRPDVRGFGSGPGAWELAVRLSHLDLNNGGIRGGRLTDLTVGLNWYLNAYTRFTANYIRAFQTAKTGREGTADFYGIRVGYDF, from the coding sequence ATGCCGCACCGCCGCGGGCCGTCTCTCCGTTTCCTGGCGCTGACGCTGTGTGCCCTCTCCGCACGCGCGGGCTCGGCTCAGGAACCACCGGCCCCTCTACCGTCTGTTGTGCCCGCGACCGGCGCCGTGCCCGCTGGGGGCGAAGCCGCTCCGCCGCCCCCGCTTCCCGCCGCGCCGAGTGACCCGCTCACCGACCTCATGAAGCGCGTCACGGACCTCGAGGGCGAACTCAAGAAGTCCAAGCAAAAAGCAGCCGACGCCGCGAAAAAGCCGACCCTGAACTGGATGCTCCAGATCCAGGCGGACTCGGTCTGGTCCGATCAGGACGCCGCGAACCGCGCCGCGGTGGGCAGCATCCCGGACGGCACCGCGTTCCGCCGCGCCCGGTTCGGGGCGTTCGGCGACTACGGCTCCATCGAGTACCGGCTCGCGATGGACTTCGCGCTCCCCGGTCGGCCGTCGTTCATCGACGTTTACGTCGGCCTCAACGACATCCCCGGGCTCGGCCGCGTGCGCGTGGGGCACTATTTCGAGCCGTTCAGCCTGGAACAGTACAGCCAGAACCGGTTCGTCACGTTCATGGAGCGCTCGCTCCCGACGGAACCGATCGCGCCGGGGCGCAACTTCGGCGTGATGGCGAACAACACCTTCGCCTCCGAGCGCGGAACCTGGGCACTCGGCGTGTTCCACACCGATAGCGACGTGTTCGGCGACGACAGCGGGAACGATTTTCGCGCCGCGATCACCGGGCGCGCGACGTTCCTCGCGTGGTACGACGATGAAACTGCGGGGCGCGACATGCTGCACCTCGGCGTCGGGTACTCGGCGCGGGCCACGAAGAACGACCAGGTGCAGTTCGCGGTGCGCCCGGAAATGCGCATCGGGTCGGCCACCCCGAACGTTCCGAACTTCGTGGACACGGGCCGCATCGCGGCGAGCTTCTACCAGCTCGTGGGCCTGGAAGCGCTGCTCGTGCGCGGGCCGCTCTCGGCGCAATCGGAGTACGTGCTCGTGCCCGTGGACACCAATAAGAGCGGCGCGGTCTACTTCCAGTCGTGGTACGCGACGGGGAGCTGGTTCCTCACCGGCGAGCACCGCCCGTACCGCAAGAGCACGGGCACCCTCGAGCGCATCGTCCCGCTCCGCGACTTCGTGCGCCCGGACGTGCGCGGGTTCGGGAGCGGGCCGGGCGCGTGGGAACTGGCCGTGCGCCTCTCGCACCTCGACCTTAATAATGGCGGCATCCGCGGCGGTCGGCTCACGGACCTGACCGTCGGCCTGAACTGGTACCTGAACGCCTACACCCGGTTTACAGCGAACTACATTCGGGCGTTCCAGACCGCGAAGACCGGTCGGGAAGGCACCGCCGACTTCTACGGCATCCGCGTCGGCTATGATTTCTGA